Within Staphylococcus sp. NRL 16/872, the genomic segment TTCGTTAAATAATCTTCGGGTGGGTATTTTAACAAAAATAGATCAACTAATGCTCTAAATGGTTCTATTAAATCGGAGGCTAAGTTAAAATGGTTTCTTCCTCCAATATGATGGATACCAATAGCTGGTATTAACCCTTTAGCTACAATTGTTCTAGCAATTGCAGAATTTAGAATTGTATAGCCATAATTTAATACAGCATTTTCTATTAACTCTTCATTATCTCTAGTAAAATTCTTAAAAAAACTGTTGAAATAATACTTAGCTGCTTGACCTTCTATATTATTTTTATCAAAAAGAGCTACTGAATTTTTTAAATCTTTCATTTTTTGTATTCTAATGCTTTCAACATTCATATATCTCATACATTCAATTTGATTTTGAATTTTATTTTTGACAATTATACGCCATAATTCACTTTTACGCCCTTCGTCCCACTTCAACTGTTCTTTCATTTGGATATATTGATTAAAATGTCCAGAAATAGGTTGTAAAGTACATTCTGGTAGATGTTTTTGATTACAAAAAATAACTAAAATATTATAATTCGAAAGTTCGACTAAGAGTCTAGAAGTCATAGTAACAGTTAAATCTTCAATTACTAAAGCAAAAATATCAGGTAAGGGGATTTTAGTTTCTAAATCCCCTTTTCTTATTTTTAAGCTATTTAAGTTTAATGACATATGATTGACATCTGTAACATAAACAATTCTCCAACTCATTTTAATTACCTCGTTTAAAAAGTAATTGGGGCTTTTGAACATTTTTTTGATAATATATATTTCCTAATACATCGGTATTCAATTTTTTTAGAGATTGAACTTTCTTGCCAATTGTTTTTTTAATTCTTGCTTCACCTTTAACATTATTTAATTCACAATATTCTTTATATCTAATATCCGGCATATCGAGCTCTATTCTGTTTAAAGAATCATTATTTACGCCGATAACTTTATAAACTTCACCATCTAGGTCTATTAAATCATTGTAATAAAAGCTTCCTATAAACTTGGAGCCTTTCTCAATTCCTTTGCTTGTTTTTAACTTTTCATATGTTTCAATTGGAACGTAATAGTAACTATCTTTCTTAAGAATATCTAAGTAAGAAATAGTTATAAATTTATATCCTTTATCAGTTAAGTAAACATCGAAACGAAGAGATTTAATTGATAATCGTACTAATTGTTTATTTGAATTTTTATACTTATGAGTGACATCCAAATGACTACCTACTTTATTGCCTAACATCTTAATCGTTTTAACTATAGGTCCATTATTTTTCTTACTATACTTAGTTAAATATTCTCCCGTCTCCTCGTGATATTTGGCCAGTGGATTTTTTTCATTGAAATATTGCTTCATAATTGTTTCTAACTTTTCAAATGTTTTAGGGTCATGTTGATACATTAAAAATTTTTCAGGATTTTTATTAAAATGTTTCTTTAAATCAGTATTATCTTTACTATATATATTCTTAATTGTTTGAACTATATAAGAATCGTCTCCTAATTGTCTCGTTGAATATAGAGTATCATTTATTAGTTGTCTATTAGGCTTTTTATCCACCCTATGAGAGAATTTAAAATCTCTAAATTCTTTTATATCAGCTACTTGTTGAGGAATATTAAATAATTCTTTATATTCATCTTCATTTTTTATTCCTGTAGAATTTTCCACTTTATTTGATTCATTATTTTCTGCAGGTTTTTCTAGGACTTTATTTGCTTCTTTTAACTTTTTATTTTCTTTAAATAAAAAGTCGGCGTTGGCAATAATTAAAGCGTCTTCTGCATGATGTTTATAACCATGATTTCTTTCTTTTTTAAATTTCCATACTTTTCTTAAATAATCAGTAAAGCTGCCGTTGATAGTTTTAATTTTTACATTCATATCGTTAGCGCTAAAATAAGCTTTTAAATAATTTGATAATTCTCTTGTAGCATAACGAGTATCCACTAAGTTTCGATTAATAAATTCTTTTTTGACCTCAAATTTATTGATATCACGTTCTTCTAATAAATATTCTTTCTTTTTCTTGGAAATTCTATCTTTTGATTTACTTAAATTTAATATATGTTGCTTAAATTGATTATACGAGATTTGGGCTTCTCCTGAATTAAGATATTGATATGGAGTTCGGTTACCTTTTTTACTATTTTCTATTTGTTTAACTAAAACCTTGTTTTGATATGAATTATCAAATGATACTGATCGCGGAATAATATGATCGACTTCATAATAATTTGGGTTATTAAGTAAGTCTTCTAAAGGTATACTTTCTAATGAATATAAACATTTTCCTTCTTGCTCGTCATGAAGTCTAATTTTTTCAACTAATCGTTTAGCATTTTGATTTCCATATTCCCCGATAATTTCATTGATGCGTTGTCTTGTTTTTTCATTTTTCTTTTGAAGTTCATTGATAAATTTTTGTTTATCTTTAGAGTTATTTTCTCTTGCCAATTCAATAATAATATCGTTAGGTATACCATATTTTTCAATAACTTTATTAATCACATTAATAGCTTGGCCAAATGTTCTCTTAACTACTGGTGATAATATAAATTCATCTATCATATCTTTAGGAATTTTATTAGATTTTTTCAAATCAATTTTTTTAGGCTTAATATTTAAATAAGAGAATATTTCCATTTGGTTTCTTGAAGAATGCCATAATTCTTCTAATACTAAATTTATGCATTTTAATGACAATCTATGTGTACCGTTATATCCTGTTAAATTAGAAATACTTTCTTTATCTATATCATTTATAGTTTCATCTAACTTACTTAATTCTTTTTTAATACTTTCTTTGTCTTGATAAACTGTTAAAATTTCTGCTATTTGATCTAAAAGAGATATATTTTCTAAAATACTTTGATCTTTTAGAACTTTTTTCAAATCATGATATAATTTAAATTCTGTGAAATTTTCTTTGCCAGATTTAGTAATTCGGTATCCTTTAATATCTTCAGGAGTGACTTCAATTTCGTTAGCTATTTGTTTTAATGTAGGTTTTTTCTTTTGTTTAAATACATTTTCGATAATATGATATTTTTCGTGATATTCAAGCTTAGTTGATCCATCTCTTTGTATCACTAAATTATTTAAATCGTTTAACGCATTAAATAAGTCAGCCGAATATGCGTATTTTACACTTCTTAATTCTTCTGGGAAGTAAGTACAACGGCCCATTAACATTTCATACCATTTTTTCAAGTCCCCATCCCAGCCAAAAGGGCTTCCTTCTCCAGGACCTTCGAAATATTCTCTTCTTGTTTCAACTATTTCTATATATTTATTAATAAAATAATCATCTAAATTATGGATGTCTTTTTGTACTTCTAAAATTCGTTTTGCTTCTTTAATAATATCTGAAGTTTTAAACCTGTTCTCTTCTCCACGAACTTTTCCTTCATTAAATCTTTCTAATAATAACTCACATACAAATTTATCTTTTAATAAATTATTATTTTTAGACAATTGTTCTTTTGTAGAAAGTTGGTTACCTTCTTCACCGTCTTGCTCTACTACATCAATATTATGTATTCCTCTTCTTTTAGCTAAATGTAATAATGCAATAACTAATTCTTCACGTGTTAATTCTTCTCTTAATCCTTTTACACGGATTTCATATGGATTAGCAGATTTGGGCAGATCATTTAATTCAACTAACTTATACTCATTCAAAAGTTGCTTAACACGATCTAATCTATGAATTCGTCTTCTTTTTAACCTACGTGCCCCTCTTTTATTTCTTCTACCTTCATTATTCTCTACATTAGCTTCTGGAAACAATCTAACTCCGGCATCAATAATAGTTTTATCTTCATAATTTATAATCCCATAACCTACAGAGGTAATTCCTATATCTAATCCTAAAATATAATTTGTTGTCATTATAAATCACCCACCCTTTATTTATAATTTGATTATAATTTAAAAATAATAAGCATGGTAATATTTTTTTGATTAAATTTTCAAATATGCTTTTTGTTTATATTAATTTAAAATAAAAAAGACATAAAAAAACTAGGTGCTATGCACCTAGTTTAATAATAATTAAAAAACTTATTTATTGTCGTCGCCTTTAACTTTGTCGATTAAATCATTAGCTTTATCTTTAGCGTTATCAACAACTTCTTTTGCTTTGCCAGATGCTTTGTCGCCTTGGCCATCTTTTTCTAAATCTTTATTGTCAGTTGCATTACCAACTGTTTCTTTAATATTACCTTTTGCTTGTTCAAATTTATCTTCAGCCATTTATAATTCCTCCTTGAAAATAATTAGATGTTTTAATTTAATTAATGTTTACCCGATTTTATCTACAATAAACACACCCAATTTTTCCGAAAATATTCGATAATAATAATGTGTTGTATATAATAGTTAATAACATTACTTTTTAGAAAGGAATGAATGAAATGAAATTTATACATTTTAGTGCAATGACAGAAAGCGGTTTGAATAAAAAAGTAAATCGCTTTTTAGAAGAAAATCCGAATATTGAAATTCTTAAATTTGATTATAGTTTAGGTTCAGGATCCTTTGGTGTAGGAATGCTTTATAGAAATGTTTCTACTTTCTAACCTAATGGTTTTAATTAATTTAATATTTATATAACAAAAGCCCTGAACCATAGCGGTTACAGGGCTTTCACTTATTTCAAAAAATTATTTAGCAGGTACTACGGCACCTTTATACTTATCATTAATGAAATCACGAATATCTTTAGATTGTAATACTTCAATTAAAGCTTTAATTTTCTTATCATCTTTATGACCTTTTTGAACAGCAATTAAGTTTGCATAAGGATTGTCGTTTGCTTTTTCAACTACGATTGAGTCTTTTTGAGGATTTAATTTTTGATCAATCGCATAGTTAGAGTTGATGATAGCAGCATCTACATCTTGATTTTGGTAGATTTTTGGTAAATATTCAGCTGATTGTTTGTTGTTGAATTTAATGTCTTTTTTATTTTCAGTGATATCTTCGAATTTAGCGTCTTCGATTTTAACGCCTTTTTTGATTTTAATTAAACCTTCATCAACGAAGAATTTTAAGAAACGACCTTGTTCTGCTGGGTTGTTAGAAACGTATACTGTAGCACCTTTTGGAAGGTCTTTTAAGCTTTTATATTTTTTAGAATATACAGCCATTGGTTCTAAGTGAACTTTACCAGCATCTTCAATTTTGTAGCCTTTTTCTTTGCTTTCAGTTTTTAAGTAAGGTACGTGTTGGAAGTAGTTAGCGTCTAATTCGCCTTTATCTAACAATTTGTTTGGTGTAGTGTAATCATTAATTGTTTTGATTTCTAAGTCATAGCCTTTCTTTTTAAGTAAAGGTTTTGCTTTTTCCAAGATTTCAGCGTGAGGAGCTGGTGAAGCACCAACTACGATTTTTTTGTCTTTGTCCCCTCCGCCGTTACCACAAGCGGCTAATACAACAGTGAGTGTAAGTACTAAAAGTAAACTTAAAAGTTTTTTCATTAAATCAAACCTCTTTTCCCTTATCGTTTATCAATTTTATTTGCAATCCAATCCCCAATGAATTGAATTATAAATACAATAATTAAAATGAATACTGTTGAAACTAAGATGACATCATTTTGACTACGTGTGAAACCAGTTAAGTAAGCCAAGTTACCTAAACCACCTGCACCGATAACCCCGGCAATGGCAGTTGAACCAACTAAAGCAATTGCTGTAACGGTAATACCTGATACAAGTGCTGGCATTGCTTCTGGAAGTAATACTTTCCAAATAATTGTCCATGTACTTGCTCCCATTGATTGAGCCGCTTCAATGACACCTTTATCAATTTCCTTAAACGCAATTTCTACCAATCTTGCATAGAACGGTGCTGCACCAATAATTAAAGCTGGTAACGCACCCGTCGGACCACTTATTGTTCCTAAAAGGACACTTGTAAATGGAATTAATAACAAGATTAAAATGATAAATGGAATTGCTCGGAATAAGTTAACAACAAATGAAACTATACTATAAAAAATTCTTGCCCCAGCAGAATGACTTCTCGCTGATAGGAAGAGTAATACACCTAAGATTAAGCCAAGAATAAAAGCGAAAATTGTCGAAACGATAGTCATGTATAACGTTTCATAAATCGCTTGCCATACATCTGGCCACTGGACATTAGGCATTGTAATCATTTCATGAAGAATATCACCATATGATTTATTCATGCTTAATCACCTCCACATTGACATGTCGCTTATGCAAATCATTTTTAAATTCTTCAAAAGCCAAATGTGAAATATGTGGAATATGGATAACTAAAAATCCAATCGAACCATCACGCGTATTTTTAATATTTGCTTCAAGAATATTTATATCAATATCCATGTTTTTAGTTATGTAAGACACGATAGGTTCAGTAGCATTGTTACCATTAAAGTTAAGTCTCACAATGTAAGCATCGGAATCTAAAGGTTCTAGATGCTTAATTGATGCTTCAAAATCATCATCCAAATCATCTTTAACGAAGCGTTTTGTCACTTCGTGTTGAGGATTTTCAAAGACTTCACTAACTCTACCTTGTTCAATGACACGGCCATTCTCCATAACAGCTACCTCATCACAAATTCGTCTGATTACTTGCATTTCATGCGTGATGATAACAATTGTAAGATTTTGTCTTTTTTTGATTTTTAATAGTAAATCTAAAATTTCGTCGGTAGTTTGTGGGTCAAGCGCGCTTGTGGCTTCATCACATAACAACACGTCTGGATCATTGGCTAAGGCACGTGCGATACCTACCCTTTGCTTTTGACCTCCTGATAATTCTGAAGGGTAAGCATTTTCTCTACCTTTTAAACCCACAAGCTCAATAAGTGCTAATGCTTTTTCTCGAGTTTTCACTTTTGAATGACCAGCAATTTCAAGTGGAAACATAATATTTTTTAAAACAGTTCGTGACCACAATAGATTAAAATGTTGGAAAACCATACTCACTTTTTGACGTTTTCTTCTTAACTCTGCTTTTGAAAGTTTGTTAATATTGTCACCATCTATAATTATGTCACCTGATGTAGGTGCTTCTAGATTATTAAACATTCTAATTAACGTACTTTTACCAGCACCAGAGAATCCGATAACTCCAAAAATTGAGCCTGATTCTATTTTTAAGTCAACGTGATCCACTGCTAGAACATCTTTATTCTTTGTGTGATAGCGTTTTACTACTTGATTTAATTCAATCACGTTAAGTGCCTCCTTAAAACTTTATGTAATTAAAAAATGCTTTCTCACTTTATAAAAGTTGAGAAAGCATTTATATATCTTTCTCTCATCTTCTAAAGTGTTAAACTTTATGTGAATTGGCACCATTTCTATTATTTAGACGGTTGCCGGGCTTCATAGGGCACATCCCTCCACCTCTCTTGATAAGAGTTTTCGCACTATTTAATTAATTTATATCCTACCATCGTACTATATATTCGTCAATAATTATTTTAACTTTTCTAACAAATTAGGAACGGATTGAAATGCATAAATTCTATCCATTTCCTTATCCTTATTCATAATCATTAACACAGGCACAGACATAATTTTATTTTCTTCGCTAAATTCTGGATGATAATTTAAATCAATTTTTTTAATTGGCAACTTTAAGATTTCGTTTGCGATGTCTAACATTCGCTCAGAAACTTTACATGTGCCACACATGGGTGTATACCCAAATATAAGATGTTTATCCTCTTTGAAGTTTTCACTAATATCTTCTACTTTTATTGTACTACTCATTCATTAATACTAACCTTTCAGTCGTTAAATTAGGTATGAGACGTTTTTCTTTTCGAACAGTAAAACCGTATCTGCTCAAAACATTAGCTAGATAGTTTTTAGGACATCGTGCGACTTCACAATATGTTTTATCAACATAGATATGTTCACTTTCGCTTAAATATCGTTTAAACCACTTTCTAATCTTCTCACCCTCGTCATCTGAATCTGCAAGTACATACACTTGCTTATCATATAATGATTCAATCATATCATCTATTTTGTCGATACTCATTGTACCATGTGTACAGATAATATTGACAGGCTCAGCGATGACTTGTTGTACTCTCTTCTTATCAGATTTACCTTCAACAATAATAACTTTATTTAAAATTGCCATGCTCATCCACCTTCTAAGTCGATAATAAACAATCACTAACTTCTTCACAGAATTATATAAAATTAAACGTATTTTACTAAGACTTAACATTTAGTATCATTCAATTTTGAAAAACTCACTAATTATCATTATTTATTTTTAAGGTGTATATACTTACATCAACATCAATTTATGTATTTCAAAAGTTGGTTGTAGTACTAATATTCGAGTAGATTGTTTTTAAAAAATAAAAAAACTCCAAGATATGAAATCAAGGAGTTCCCTGTTAATTATTCGCCAATCATTTCAGAATATTGATCAGCACTTAATAATTCGTCTAATTGACTTTCATCGCTAAGTTCAACTTTAACCATCCATGCTTTTTCGTATGGTGATTCGTTTACGAACTCAGGGCTATCTTCTAATTCTTCGTTAGTTTCAACAATTTTACCAGATACTGGTGCGTATAATTCAGAAACAGTTTTAACTGATTCTACACTACCAAAAGTATCCCCTTCATTGATTTCATCGTCAACGTCTGGTAATTCAACAAATACGATATCACCTAATTCGCCTTGTGCGTATTCAGTAATACCAATTGTTACTGTGTTGCCTTCAACTTTAACCCATTCATGTTCTTTAGAATATTTTAATTCGCTCGGTACTGCCACGAGAATCCCCTCCTAAAATTAATTACAATTTAATGATGCCATACCGTTAAGTTTCATTCAACTATTAATATTAAAAGTTGATAAAATTTATTGAATTAATATTTGTAAAATTAAACTATTTTAACTAAAAAGAAAAATGAACTTTTCATAAAAGACTGAAAGAAACCCCTTTCAAATCGAGAAAACGAAATACGTAACGACGGGAGTTCACCTTGATTAACAGTCTGATTTATAGCCAAGTTTCTTTATATTGATCTTCTTTAAAACCTAAAGTTATTTTGTCACCTGAAATCGCTAATGGACGTTTAACTAACATTCCATCTGAAGCCAATAGCTCTAATTTTTCGTCATCAGATAAATCTTGTAATTTATCTTTCAGCCCTAATTCTCTGTATTTAGCTCCATGCGTATTGAATAATTTATTAATTTCTACACCTGTTTTATCGATAATATCTTCAAATTCTTTTTTTGTTGGTGTATGTTGCACAATATCAATCGGCTCGTAACTTACGCCTTGTGTCTCTAAAAATTTAGCTGCTTTTTTACAAGTCGTACAATTTGAATATTGATAAAATTTAATCATTCAGATGTAACCTCCTATTTTGATTTAACCTAAATATATCAGAAAATTCATGTAAACGCTCTATATTTTTTAAGCTTTATTTTTCGATAAAAATAAATATTTCGTTATAATGTAGTTAGCATTTAACTAAAAGGAGCGTAAACAAATGAAAAGCATTAAAACAACAGACGAATTTAAATCTACAATTCAAAGTGAACAACCCGTTATTGTGAAGTTCGAGGCAGGTTGGTGCCCTGATTGTAAAGCAATGGACATGTGGATTGATCCAATCGTTGAAAAATATAATCAATATAAATGGTATACAGTAAACCGTGATGAATTAGAAGATGTTGCTGCCGATAATGAAGTGATGGGCATTCCAAGTTTATTAGTTTTTGAAAATGGTAATAAACAAGCACACTTACATTCAGCTAATGCTAAATCACCAGAACAAGTTGAATCATTCTTAGAAGAAACATTTAACAAATAGGGAGTAGAATAGAAATCTAATTTGATAAAAAAGATTTCGTCCTTCTACCCCGGCAAAGATGACTAGGATTGGAAAAAGCTTAATTTAAGCGTATTTTCAATTCAGTCAATTACTGCCAAAGAAATAAAGACGGCTAAAACATTTATTTGTTTCAGCCGTCGTTTTTCATATTAATACTCAGAAATTAAATTTTTATTTTTACGTTGTGCTTTCGGTGGCACTACTTCTAAATCTGTTAAATAAAGCAAACCAGCAATCGCTTCATCATCTTTAATACCTAATACTTTACGCACTTTAGGTTCAAAAATATAAGGTGGTGTTTTCCAACATGTGCCAATACCTTTTTCGTATAGTAATAACATCAAGTTTTGAGCATATGCCCCCATTGCAAAGAAATTCTCACGATTTTGACGTTGGCGTGGGTCCGTTTTCAATACTAGTATTAACATCCCACCTAAATTTGTGACTGCATTATAGTGATCTTCTTGTTTTTCCGGACTATTCGGAAAAGCAAATGGCGTCACATCTCTACTCATATCGCCCAATCTATCTTTTGCTACATGAATCACTCTCCATGGCTCTCTCATCCCATGATTAGGAGCATCTGTAGCCTTCTCT encodes:
- the cas1 gene encoding type II CRISPR-associated endonuclease Cas1 is translated as MSWRIVYVTDVNHMSLNLNSLKIRKGDLETKIPLPDIFALVIEDLTVTMTSRLLVELSNYNILVIFCNQKHLPECTLQPISGHFNQYIQMKEQLKWDEGRKSELWRIIVKNKIQNQIECMRYMNVESIRIQKMKDLKNSVALFDKNNIEGQAAKYYFNSFFKNFTRDNEELIENAVLNYGYTILNSAIARTIVAKGLIPAIGIHHIGGRNHFNLASDLIEPFRALVDLFLLKYPPEDYLTKEYRLKIINLLHARVEIDGKMQTVIRAIDIMVQSIIEYFKDGDIQSLKFPNLNKYHFYEL
- the cas9 gene encoding type II CRISPR RNA-guided endonuclease Cas9 (Cas9, originally named Csn1, is the large, multifunctional signature protein of type II CRISPR/Cas systems. It is well known even to general audiences because its RNA-guided endonuclease activity has made it a popular tool for custom editing of eukaryotic genomes.), coding for MTTNYILGLDIGITSVGYGIINYEDKTIIDAGVRLFPEANVENNEGRRNKRGARRLKRRRIHRLDRVKQLLNEYKLVELNDLPKSANPYEIRVKGLREELTREELVIALLHLAKRRGIHNIDVVEQDGEEGNQLSTKEQLSKNNNLLKDKFVCELLLERFNEGKVRGEENRFKTSDIIKEAKRILEVQKDIHNLDDYFINKYIEIVETRREYFEGPGEGSPFGWDGDLKKWYEMLMGRCTYFPEELRSVKYAYSADLFNALNDLNNLVIQRDGSTKLEYHEKYHIIENVFKQKKKPTLKQIANEIEVTPEDIKGYRITKSGKENFTEFKLYHDLKKVLKDQSILENISLLDQIAEILTVYQDKESIKKELSKLDETINDIDKESISNLTGYNGTHRLSLKCINLVLEELWHSSRNQMEIFSYLNIKPKKIDLKKSNKIPKDMIDEFILSPVVKRTFGQAINVINKVIEKYGIPNDIIIELARENNSKDKQKFINELQKKNEKTRQRINEIIGEYGNQNAKRLVEKIRLHDEQEGKCLYSLESIPLEDLLNNPNYYEVDHIIPRSVSFDNSYQNKVLVKQIENSKKGNRTPYQYLNSGEAQISYNQFKQHILNLSKSKDRISKKKKEYLLEERDINKFEVKKEFINRNLVDTRYATRELSNYLKAYFSANDMNVKIKTINGSFTDYLRKVWKFKKERNHGYKHHAEDALIIANADFLFKENKKLKEANKVLEKPAENNESNKVENSTGIKNEDEYKELFNIPQQVADIKEFRDFKFSHRVDKKPNRQLINDTLYSTRQLGDDSYIVQTIKNIYSKDNTDLKKHFNKNPEKFLMYQHDPKTFEKLETIMKQYFNEKNPLAKYHEETGEYLTKYSKKNNGPIVKTIKMLGNKVGSHLDVTHKYKNSNKQLVRLSIKSLRFDVYLTDKGYKFITISYLDILKKDSYYYVPIETYEKLKTSKGIEKGSKFIGSFYYNDLIDLDGEVYKVIGVNNDSLNRIELDMPDIRYKEYCELNNVKGEARIKKTIGKKVQSLKKLNTDVLGNIYYQKNVQKPQLLFKRGN
- a CDS encoding CsbD family protein, which encodes MAEDKFEQAKGNIKETVGNATDNKDLEKDGQGDKASGKAKEVVDNAKDKANDLIDKVKGDDNK
- a CDS encoding MetQ/NlpA family ABC transporter substrate-binding protein gives rise to the protein MKKLLSLLLVLTLTVVLAACGNGGGDKDKKIVVGASPAPHAEILEKAKPLLKKKGYDLEIKTINDYTTPNKLLDKGELDANYFQHVPYLKTESKEKGYKIEDAGKVHLEPMAVYSKKYKSLKDLPKGATVYVSNNPAEQGRFLKFFVDEGLIKIKKGVKIEDAKFEDITENKKDIKFNNKQSAEYLPKIYQNQDVDAAIINSNYAIDQKLNPQKDSIVVEKANDNPYANLIAVQKGHKDDKKIKALIEVLQSKDIRDFINDKYKGAVVPAK
- a CDS encoding methionine ABC transporter permease; the protein is MNKSYGDILHEMITMPNVQWPDVWQAIYETLYMTIVSTIFAFILGLILGVLLFLSARSHSAGARIFYSIVSFVVNLFRAIPFIILILLLIPFTSVLLGTISGPTGALPALIIGAAPFYARLVEIAFKEIDKGVIEAAQSMGASTWTIIWKVLLPEAMPALVSGITVTAIALVGSTAIAGVIGAGGLGNLAYLTGFTRSQNDVILVSTVFILIIVFIIQFIGDWIANKIDKR
- a CDS encoding methionine ABC transporter ATP-binding protein, producing MIELNQVVKRYHTKNKDVLAVDHVDLKIESGSIFGVIGFSGAGKSTLIRMFNNLEAPTSGDIIIDGDNINKLSKAELRRKRQKVSMVFQHFNLLWSRTVLKNIMFPLEIAGHSKVKTREKALALIELVGLKGRENAYPSELSGGQKQRVGIARALANDPDVLLCDEATSALDPQTTDEILDLLLKIKKRQNLTIVIITHEMQVIRRICDEVAVMENGRVIEQGRVSEVFENPQHEVTKRFVKDDLDDDFEASIKHLEPLDSDAYIVRLNFNGNNATEPIVSYITKNMDIDINILEANIKNTRDGSIGFLVIHIPHISHLAFEEFKNDLHKRHVNVEVIKHE
- a CDS encoding thioredoxin family protein, whose translation is MSSTIKVEDISENFKEDKHLIFGYTPMCGTCKVSERMLDIANEILKLPIKKIDLNYHPEFSEENKIMSVPVLMIMNKDKEMDRIYAFQSVPNLLEKLK
- a CDS encoding toprim domain-containing protein yields the protein MAILNKVIIVEGKSDKKRVQQVIAEPVNIICTHGTMSIDKIDDMIESLYDKQVYVLADSDDEGEKIRKWFKRYLSESEHIYVDKTYCEVARCPKNYLANVLSRYGFTVRKEKRLIPNLTTERLVLMNE
- the gcvH gene encoding glycine cleavage system protein GcvH; amino-acid sequence: MAVPSELKYSKEHEWVKVEGNTVTIGITEYAQGELGDIVFVELPDVDDEINEGDTFGSVESVKTVSELYAPVSGKIVETNEELEDSPEFVNESPYEKAWMVKVELSDESQLDELLSADQYSEMIGE
- a CDS encoding arsenate reductase family protein — protein: MIKFYQYSNCTTCKKAAKFLETQGVSYEPIDIVQHTPTKKEFEDIIDKTGVEINKLFNTHGAKYRELGLKDKLQDLSDDEKLELLASDGMLVKRPLAISGDKITLGFKEDQYKETWL
- a CDS encoding thioredoxin family protein — its product is MKSIKTTDEFKSTIQSEQPVIVKFEAGWCPDCKAMDMWIDPIVEKYNQYKWYTVNRDELEDVAADNEVMGIPSLLVFENGNKQAHLHSANAKSPEQVESFLEETFNK
- a CDS encoding nitroreductase is translated as MELQEAISSRRSIKKFKHDMTIDDEALFDAIEKATDAPNHGMREPWRVIHVAKDRLGDMSRDVTPFAFPNSPEKQEDHYNAVTNLGGMLILVLKTDPRQRQNRENFFAMGAYAQNLMLLLYEKGIGTCWKTPPYIFEPKVRKVLGIKDDEAIAGLLYLTDLEVVPPKAQRKNKNLISEY